A stretch of DNA from Euzebyales bacterium:
CGAGGTCACGGCCGGCCCTCGGGCGCGGTCCGTCCGATCCACGCCCGGGAGATCCGGCCGGCGGCGTCGCGGAGGTGCCACTCCACATCGGCGACAGTGTCCTCGGTCGGGAACCGGTAGGACGGCCCGTAGACGTACAGCGCGCCGACCGCGCCGCCGGTGCGGTCCACGATGGCGCTGGCGACGCTGGACAGCTCGTCGACGTAGTCGCCGTGGCTCCACGAGACCCCCGTCCGGCGGGCCTCCGCCACCCCCGCGCGCACCCGGTCGGGATCCGGCGCACCCTGCAGGACACGCTCGATCTGTGCGTCGGGCCAGGTCGCGAGCAGCGCGAATCCGGAGCCGCCACCGAACAGCGACCAACGCGTCCCGTACCAGTCCTCCGCCTGCACGGGCCGTGGCGCGTCGACCTGTGCGATGGTCACCGTCTCGTCGTCGACCTGGATCGACAGTCCGACGGCCTCGTCGACCGCCGCGACCAGCTCGACCATGTGCGGGTGGGCCAGGCCGCGTAGGGAGGGCGCGACGTCGCCGGTCGCGACCATCGACGTGATCGCCGGCCCGATCCGGTAGACCCCGTCGTCGTCACGGCGCAGCGCGTCGACATCAGCCAGCGTCGAGAGCAGCCGTGCAGCGGTGCTGGTGGGCAGCCTGGCGGCCTCGGCCAGGCCGACCAGTCCGCGCGGCTTGTTCGCAACCTCGCCGAGGAGGGCGATCGATCGGACAACGCTCTGGACTGCAGCCATCTGGCCGCGTAGATTACCGCTTCATGGTAGGAAGTCCAGTTGTTCCCACTGTGCGGGAATCCTGGATCGGCTCCATGAAGATGCATGGACCGGCTCCGCCGGAGGAGCAGGGCGCAGGATCAGGGAAACGCCATGCCCAGCCACGACGTGGACGCGGTGGTCATCGGTGCCGGCGTCATCGGCGCGGCGGTCGGCTACGAGCTGGCGCGGCGGGGCCGGCGCACCCTCAACGTCGACGCCCTGCCGGCCGCCGGCTTCGGTTCGACCAGCAACTCCTGCGCGATCGTCCGGTTCACGTACTCGACCTACGACGGCGTCGCGATGGCCTGGGAGGGCCTGCACTACTGGACCGACTGGCCCACGTACCTCGACGCCGAGGACGAGCGCGGCCTCGCCACGCTCGTGCAGTGCGGGACGCTGCTGCTCAAGGACCCCGGCGGGCACCACGAACGTGTCGTGCCCCTCTTCGACGAGGTCGGCATCCCTTACGAGGACTGGGACGCCGACACCCTGCGTGCGCGCATGCCCGCGTTCGACCCCGGTGTGTTCGGTCCGCCCAAGCGGGTCGACGACGACGCGTTCTGGGACGAGCCGACCGAACCGCTGCCGGGCGCCATCTGGACGGCCGCCTCGGGGTACGTCAGCGACCCCCAGCTCGCCAGCCACAACCTGCAGCGCGCGGCCGAGGCCAAGGGTGGCCGGTTCCTGTTCTCGACCCGCGTCACGGGCATCGACCGGTCCGACGGCCGCGTCAGCGGCGTCACCCTGGACGACGGTTCGCGCGTGTCGGCACCGGTCGTGGTCAACGTCGCCGGCCCGCACTCGGCGGTGGTCAACGACCTCGCAGGCCTGGCGGGCACCATGCGGATCCGCACCAGGCCCCTGCGCCACGAGGTGCACCACGTCACCGCACCGTCGTCGCTGGACTACGAGCGCACCGGCGTCCACGTGT
This window harbors:
- a CDS encoding IclR family transcriptional regulator; protein product: MAAVQSVVRSIALLGEVANKPRGLVGLAEAARLPTSTAARLLSTLADVDALRRDDDGVYRIGPAITSMVATGDVAPSLRGLAHPHMVELVAAVDEAVGLSIQVDDETVTIAQVDAPRPVQAEDWYGTRWSLFGGGSGFALLATWPDAQIERVLQGAPDPDRVRAGVAEARRTGVSWSHGDYVDELSSVASAIVDRTGGAVGALYVYGPSYRFPTEDTVADVEWHLRDAAGRISRAWIGRTAPEGRP
- a CDS encoding FAD-dependent oxidoreductase, translating into MPSHDVDAVVIGAGVIGAAVGYELARRGRRTLNVDALPAAGFGSTSNSCAIVRFTYSTYDGVAMAWEGLHYWTDWPTYLDAEDERGLATLVQCGTLLLKDPGGHHERVVPLFDEVGIPYEDWDADTLRARMPAFDPGVFGPPKRVDDDAFWDEPTEPLPGAIWTAASGYVSDPQLASHNLQRAAEAKGGRFLFSTRVTGIDRSDGRVSGVTLDDGSRVSAPVVVNVAGPHSAVVNDLAGLAGTMRIRTRPLRHEVHHVTAPSSLDYERTGVHVSDGDTGVYFRPETGNSILVGSEDPECDARDWVDDPDEFDRSITAATWEAQVLRLARRIPSLGVPNQRRGVVDLYDVADDWIPIYDRTDLDGYYVAIGTSGNQFKNAGVAGHCMAELITTVEAGYDHDGDPLTVEGRYTGAPLHLSSFSRNREINPDSSFSVNG